AGGCGCGGCTGCCCCGCCTCCTCGAATATCTCGAGGAGCAGCAGCCCGATGTCGTCTGTCTTCAGGAACTCAAGTCGAGCGACGAAACCTTTCCGGAGGCCGATATTCGGGGCGCCGGGTACGGCGCGGTGTGGCACGGACAGAAGGGCTTCAACGGCGTCGCGATTCTGGCCAAGGGCGCCGATCCGTTCGAGCGTCAGCGGGGCCTGACGGGCGAGCCGGAGGACGAGCATAGCCGCTATTTGGAGGCCGAGGTGGATGGCGTCGTCATCGCCTCGATCTACCTGCCCAACGGCAATCCGGTGCCCGGTCCCAAATTCGACTACAAGCTGCGCTGGATCGAACGATTGTCGGCGCGTGCGCGCGATCTGCTCGCCGAGGAGCGGCCGGTGGTGCTGGCGGGCGACTATAACGTCATTCCCAATGACGACGACACCTTCTCCGTCCGCGCGATGGAAAGCGATGCACTGATGCAGCCTGAATCGCGCCAAGGCTATCGCCGGCTGGTCGCGCAGGGGTGGACCGATGCGCTGCGCACGCGCTTTCCCGGCGGCGGCGTCTGGACGTTTTGGGACTATCAGGCGGGCGCATGGCAGCGCGACGCGGGGTTCCGCATCGATCATCTGCTGCTCAGCCCGACTGCCGCCGACCGCCTAGTCGATGCCGGCGTCGACAAGGAATATCGCGGGCGGGAGAAGGCGAGCGATCACGCGCCGACCTGGGTACGGCTGCGCTGAGCCGTTAACCGGACGACAGCCTCTGCGGATTAGGGTCTGCGGCTTCACTGGGGGTGAAGATGGAAGCGGGCGGGTTCGGACTGGCGGCGAATGTCGGCGTGGCGCTGTTGTTCGCGCTGAGCTTTGGCGCGATCGCCGCAACCGACCCCAGCCAGCGCCACGCGCGACTGTTCGCTGCCGCCTATCTGCTCGGCATGTTGACGCCGCTGTGCGAGCTGCTGGTCCGCTATACCTCACTGCCGACCTTCTTCTCGCTTGCCGGTTATGCGAGCTTTCTCGCCTCGATGCTCGTCACCGCGTACAGCGTCGCGACCTTCTTCGGCCAGCGCAGCTCGCGACGATTGCTGATGGCGCTGTTCGTCGGCGGCGTCGCGCTCCGGATGATGATCTGGGGCGGACCGCGCGACTGGCTCCCTTACGAGCTTGCCTATCAGGCGCCGTTCGCGCTCGCGATGCTGGCGGCGACGCTTGCCGCCTCGCGCGTGCGGCCGCGACGGCTGCTGACCGTCGTGCTCACGGTCGATTTCGCGCTGGTGGCTGCGCATTTTCCGCTGAAGGCGGTCGCGTCCGTGTGGCTCGGTTCGGGCGCTACCGCGCGCGATTATGCCGCGAGCAACTATGCCGCGCTGTCCCAAGCGGTGACGGGGCTGCTGCTCACGTCCGCGGGACTCGTCCTGTTGCTGCTGGTGCACGAAGCGGCGGTGCTGCGGTCGCGGAGCGAGGCGAACAGCGATCCGATGACCGGCCTCGACAATCGCCGCGGTTTCTTCGCGCGGCTCGATCGGTTGCTGGCCGAGGCCGACCGGTCGCACCGGCCGGTACCGGTGGTGCTGTTCGACCTCGACCAGTTCAAGGCGATCAACGACCGGCACGGCCACGCCGCCGGCGACCGGGTGATCGGTGCGTTCGCAGCGGTCCTGGAGGCGCATGTGCCGCCGGGCGGCGCAGTAGCACGGCTGGGCGGCGAGGAGTTCGCGATGGTGCTGCCGGGGCTCGGCCTCGACGCCGCCTGGCGCTTGGCCGAGCGGGTGCGCCATGTCGCGGCGACGGCGCCGGTGGAGGGGATCGCCTATACCGTCAGCGGCGGCGCGGCCGAGCGAATGCCTGGCAGGCCGATGGACGCCGCGCTCGCCCGCGCCGACCGCGCGCTCTACGCGGCGAAGGCGCAGGGTCGCAACCGCATCGCCCGCGCCGCCGCCGAGCCCGAGCGCGGCGCCGAGATCCTGGCGCTCGACCGGGCGGGTTGAGCACCGGCGGATTTCGCCAACCCTTCGCAGCTTCTGCCGACTACAAGTGTAATCGACAGTCGTTACACCGGCAACTTGTTGAAAACAGGGGACCGGCCGATCTGGCACGCGCCGTGCAATCTTCCGTGCGTCGCCAGCCCCCGCAGCGACGCAAAGTGGAGGAGGACCCCATGTCGATCATTACGAGCACCGCCATCTTCGTCGCCAGCCTTGGCATCGCCGCCGCGGCGCCCGCGCTTGCCGAAGATCCCAAGCCGGCTGGCGCGCCGGCGCGTCCTGCGGCGTCGGTCCCCTATCAGGCGTCGGACAGCACGCGCGTCTGCATCCGCGACACGATCACCGGCTCGCGCGTGCCGCGCAAGGTCTGCAACACGATGAAGGACTGGAAGGCCAAGGGCATCGACCCGTTCCAGCGCTGATCGCGACGACACCGCTCCGGGGCCGTGTGCCCCGGAGCCGGCGGATCAGAGCGCTTTCTCGAAGATCGTGTAGCGCTTGTTGATCCGGCTCTGGATCGCGTCGGCGATCGCGATCATCCCCTGATTGTCGTCGAGGATCCAGCCGATCTCCCCGCGCGATGCGCCGTAATGCGCGACCGCGTCGCGGCGGATATATTCGATCATCATGAAGGCGAGCTGGCTCGCCATTCGCGACGCCTGAAGCCGCTTGACCACGCCCATCAGCGGCACGCGCATCGTCCGCGCCTTGGGCCGGCGCAGCCACAGGAGCAGCTTGGCCCAGCCGAAGGGGAGGAGGTTGCCCTTGAGCGGCGCCACCGCCTCGTTGAGGTCGGGCAGCGTAATCATGAACGCCACCGGCTCGCCATCCAGTTCGGCGATGCGGATGAGGTCGTTGAACACGATCGGCTTCAGCTTCTTGCCGACATCGTCGATCTCTGGCTGGGTCAGCGGCACGAAGCCCCAATTGTCGCCCCAGGCGTCGTTGAGGATGCCCAGGATGATCGCCGCTTCCTCGGCGAATTTCGCCTTGTCGACCTCGCGCACGCGGATGCGCGCATTGCGCTCGCCCGCGGCGACGATGCGCTGGACGATCGGCGGGAATTCCTGGGTAATGTCGAGCTCGTAGGTGACGAGTTCCTTCGCCGGCGTATAGCCCGCCGCCTCGACCCAGCCGCGCTGTTCGGGCTTGTTGTGGCCCATCAGCACCGTCGGCGGATGATCGAAGCCTTCGGTCAGGAGGCCCGGCTGTTCCCAGATCGACAGGCTGATGGGGCCGAGCGCGCGCGTCAGCCCCTTGCCCTTCAGCCATGCTTCCGCCGTGCGGATGAGCGCGGCCGCGACCTCGCCATCCTCTGCCTCCAGCAGGCCCCATTGGCCGGTGCCGGGACCAAAGCCGCGGTCGGCGGGCATGGTCAGCGCGAGCGTGTCGACATGCGCGGAAATGCGACCCACCACCTTGTCGCCGCGCTCGGCGAGGAAGAGCTGGCCCTCGGCATGGCTGAACCAGCCGTTCTTCTTGGGGCTGATCGTTTCCGCCACTTCCTGTCGCAGCGGCGGTACCCAGTTCGGGTCGTCGGCGTTCAGGCGATAAGCAAGGTCGATGAAGGCGCGGGTATCGGCCTTGGTGGCGACGGGGCGAACCTGGATCATGGGAGCTTCACGTCCTCCTGCGGGGCGACGCTGTCAAGCGTCCAGAACCGCCGGATTGCACGCCAACATACTGCCACTATCTCATGTCAATGGATGCGATCATGAACATGCTGACGGTGAACCAGATCGACGCGAGCGGCGTCGCCGCGCGGCGGATGGCGGCGCCGGTGCGCGACCGCATGGCGGAGGACAAGGCGATGCTCCGCACCGCCGCCGAGCTGACGCGCGACCTGTTGAAGCCCAATCCGACGATCTACTGGACCGACCTGATCGCGTCGAGCGCGCTGGGCTATGGCGCGTTGATCGCGTCGATGACGCTGGCTTCGACCGGCTGGGCGGTGGCGGCGTTCGTCGTCGCGGTGCTCGCGCTCTATCGCGCGGCGAGCTTCATCCACGAAGTGAGCCACATCAAGCATTCGGCACTGCCGGGGTTTCGCACCGGCTGGAACGCGCTGATCGGCGTGCCGCTGCTGGCGCCGTCGTTCCTGTATGAGGGCGTCCACAACCTCCACCATCAGCGGACCAAGTACGGCACCGCCGACGATCCCGAATATCTGCCGCTGGCGCATATGAAGCCGTGGAGCGTGCCGCTGTTCGTGCTGGTCGCCGCGCTGGCGCCGATCGGCTTCCTGATCCGCTTCGGCATCATGGTGCCGGTCGGGCTGGTCAGCCCGAAGCTGCGCGCCGAGATCGATGCGCGCTTCTCGGCGCTGGCGATCAATCCCGACTTCCGCCGCCGTCCGATCGAGGGCGAGGCGCTGACGCTGTTCCGCCGCTACGAGCGCGCGGCGAGCGTCTGGGCGATCACGCTGGTGGCGCTGACGGTTGCGGGCGTCGTGCCGCTCAAGGCGTTCGCCATCTATCTCGGCGCGATCTCGGCGCTGATGATCATCAACCAGGTCCGCACGCTCGTCGCCCATCTCTGGGAGAATGAGGGCGAGGCGATGTCGGTGACGTCGCAGTATCTCGACTCGGTCAACGTGCCGCCGCCGGGAATGCTGCCGTTACTGTGGGCGCCGGTGGGCCTGCGCTATCATGCGCTCCACCATCTCCTGCCGGGGCTGCCCTACCACTCGCTGGGCGAGGCGCATCGCCGTTTGTCCGGCGTGCTGGAGGCGCATTCGCCCTTCCATGCCGCGAACCATCGCGGATTGCCGGGGCTGCTCGTGCGGCTGGTGCGCGGGACGTTGGGCCAGCGCTGAGCGCGCTGGTGCTCCCGCGCAGGCGGGAGCCCAGGGTGGCGAACGCTGTTCCGCGTGGCTCTGTGCTCCAGCCTGCGCGGGAGCAC
This is a stretch of genomic DNA from Sphingomonas sp. Y38-1Y. It encodes these proteins:
- a CDS encoding fatty acid desaturase family protein codes for the protein MDAIMNMLTVNQIDASGVAARRMAAPVRDRMAEDKAMLRTAAELTRDLLKPNPTIYWTDLIASSALGYGALIASMTLASTGWAVAAFVVAVLALYRAASFIHEVSHIKHSALPGFRTGWNALIGVPLLAPSFLYEGVHNLHHQRTKYGTADDPEYLPLAHMKPWSVPLFVLVAALAPIGFLIRFGIMVPVGLVSPKLRAEIDARFSALAINPDFRRRPIEGEALTLFRRYERAASVWAITLVALTVAGVVPLKAFAIYLGAISALMIINQVRTLVAHLWENEGEAMSVTSQYLDSVNVPPPGMLPLLWAPVGLRYHALHHLLPGLPYHSLGEAHRRLSGVLEAHSPFHAANHRGLPGLLVRLVRGTLGQR
- a CDS encoding N-acetyltransferase, with the translated sequence MIQVRPVATKADTRAFIDLAYRLNADDPNWVPPLRQEVAETISPKKNGWFSHAEGQLFLAERGDKVVGRISAHVDTLALTMPADRGFGPGTGQWGLLEAEDGEVAAALIRTAEAWLKGKGLTRALGPISLSIWEQPGLLTEGFDHPPTVLMGHNKPEQRGWVEAAGYTPAKELVTYELDITQEFPPIVQRIVAAGERNARIRVREVDKAKFAEEAAIILGILNDAWGDNWGFVPLTQPEIDDVGKKLKPIVFNDLIRIAELDGEPVAFMITLPDLNEAVAPLKGNLLPFGWAKLLLWLRRPKARTMRVPLMGVVKRLQASRMASQLAFMMIEYIRRDAVAHYGASRGEIGWILDDNQGMIAIADAIQSRINKRYTIFEKAL
- a CDS encoding GGDEF domain-containing protein → MEAGGFGLAANVGVALLFALSFGAIAATDPSQRHARLFAAAYLLGMLTPLCELLVRYTSLPTFFSLAGYASFLASMLVTAYSVATFFGQRSSRRLLMALFVGGVALRMMIWGGPRDWLPYELAYQAPFALAMLAATLAASRVRPRRLLTVVLTVDFALVAAHFPLKAVASVWLGSGATARDYAASNYAALSQAVTGLLLTSAGLVLLLLVHEAAVLRSRSEANSDPMTGLDNRRGFFARLDRLLAEADRSHRPVPVVLFDLDQFKAINDRHGHAAGDRVIGAFAAVLEAHVPPGGAVARLGGEEFAMVLPGLGLDAAWRLAERVRHVAATAPVEGIAYTVSGGAAERMPGRPMDAALARADRALYAAKAQGRNRIARAAAEPERGAEILALDRAG
- the xth gene encoding exodeoxyribonuclease III, encoding MRIVSYNVNGIKARLPRLLEYLEEQQPDVVCLQELKSSDETFPEADIRGAGYGAVWHGQKGFNGVAILAKGADPFERQRGLTGEPEDEHSRYLEAEVDGVVIASIYLPNGNPVPGPKFDYKLRWIERLSARARDLLAEERPVVLAGDYNVIPNDDDTFSVRAMESDALMQPESRQGYRRLVAQGWTDALRTRFPGGGVWTFWDYQAGAWQRDAGFRIDHLLLSPTAADRLVDAGVDKEYRGREKASDHAPTWVRLR